The Aggregatilinea lenta genome includes a region encoding these proteins:
- a CDS encoding xylulokinase → MAHRYLITIDVGTSSTKTALWDEAGRTLAESSSAYPLRRPDPLWAEIDGTTWWAAVCATVRDVIAAGGIDPRDVAGIGVDGVSWTLIPVDHGGQPLAPAMIWLDRRAGEETAWLNALPDAARLVDLDANPLDAAYTTPKLLWLKAHRPDVFDAAYRFLDATGFIVGRFTGEFVCDTTQAYGYHFFDMRRDAWDPWAAERIGVPLEKMPRLCPSTEVVGAVTAKAAAETGLVAGIPVIAGCLDAASGALGAGVTRLGQTNEQGGQAGGMAVSLDRVVVEPRLIFSHHVVPGQYILQAGTVGGGSLGWFRDTLGQVESSVSALLGSSPFELFSQQVEVAPAGAHGLIFLPYMAGERTPLWSSVARGVFFGLSYTTTRADLLRAIMEGCAFAVYDNLQIAEEHGVSVAEYLGSGGATQSAVWCQIKADVYGRPFIVARRADGGEGGHSLGLYALTAFGVGLADDIGACVERLLPQRQVFEPSPERHAMYEDLFGVYRSVSRKALDDFERLDAVARKHKLAGQV, encoded by the coding sequence GTGGCGCATCGTTATCTCATAACCATTGACGTAGGCACATCCAGCACCAAAACCGCGCTGTGGGACGAAGCGGGCCGCACACTGGCCGAGTCCTCGTCTGCTTACCCGCTGCGCCGCCCCGATCCGCTGTGGGCCGAGATCGACGGCACGACGTGGTGGGCAGCGGTGTGCGCCACCGTGCGCGATGTGATCGCGGCAGGGGGCATCGATCCGCGCGATGTGGCGGGCATCGGCGTGGACGGGGTGAGCTGGACGTTGATTCCGGTCGATCACGGCGGGCAGCCGCTCGCCCCGGCCATGATCTGGCTCGACCGGCGCGCGGGCGAGGAAACGGCGTGGCTCAACGCGCTGCCCGACGCGGCGCGGCTGGTCGATCTGGACGCGAACCCGCTCGACGCGGCCTACACCACGCCCAAGTTGCTGTGGCTGAAGGCGCACCGCCCGGACGTGTTCGATGCGGCGTACCGCTTTCTCGACGCGACCGGCTTCATTGTCGGGCGCTTCACCGGGGAATTCGTGTGTGATACGACGCAGGCGTACGGCTACCACTTCTTCGACATGCGCCGCGACGCCTGGGATCCCTGGGCCGCCGAGCGGATCGGTGTGCCGCTGGAGAAAATGCCGCGTCTGTGCCCCAGCACGGAGGTCGTGGGGGCGGTGACGGCCAAAGCGGCGGCGGAGACCGGGCTGGTCGCCGGGATTCCAGTGATCGCGGGCTGCCTGGATGCGGCGTCCGGCGCGCTGGGCGCGGGCGTGACGCGCCTGGGACAGACCAACGAGCAGGGCGGGCAGGCGGGCGGCATGGCCGTGAGCCTGGATCGCGTCGTGGTCGAGCCGCGCCTGATCTTCTCGCACCACGTCGTGCCGGGGCAGTACATCTTGCAGGCGGGCACCGTTGGCGGCGGATCGCTCGGCTGGTTCCGCGACACGCTCGGCCAGGTAGAGTCCAGTGTAAGCGCGCTGCTGGGGAGCAGCCCGTTCGAGTTGTTCAGCCAGCAGGTGGAGGTGGCCCCGGCGGGCGCACACGGCCTGATCTTTCTGCCGTACATGGCGGGCGAGCGCACGCCGCTGTGGAGCAGCGTGGCGCGCGGCGTGTTTTTCGGCCTGTCCTACACGACCACGCGCGCAGATCTGCTGCGGGCGATCATGGAGGGCTGCGCTTTCGCCGTGTACGACAACTTGCAGATCGCGGAGGAGCACGGCGTCAGCGTGGCGGAATACCTGGGATCGGGCGGGGCGACGCAGAGCGCCGTCTGGTGCCAGATCAAGGCGGACGTGTATGGCCGCCCGTTCATCGTGGCGCGGCGCGCGGACGGCGGCGAGGGCGGGCACAGCCTGGGTCTCTACGCGCTGACGGCGTTTGGCGTGGGGCTGGCGGATGACATCGGCGCGTGCGTGGAGCGACTGCTGCCGCAGCGGCAGGTTTTCGAGCCGTCGCCGGAGCGCCACGCGATGTACGAGGACTTGTTCGGGGTCTACCGCAGTGTTTCCCGTAAGGCATTGGACGATTTCGAGCGCCTGGACGCCGTCGCGCGCAAGCACAAGCTCGCGGGCCAAGTGTAA
- a CDS encoding aldo/keto reductase, which yields MSEASSSRPFAVASDGVDPSQVPHRTLHTGATIPAIGLGTFGSDRFSGEDIAQAVLGAIEVGYRHIDCAAIYGNEHLIGESLRTAMAGGIAREDLWITSKVWNDMHGEGDVLRSCEKSLKDLQLDTLDLFLVHWPFPNFHAVGVDVDSRDPNAKPYIHENYMKTWRQMEDLVTRGLVRHIGTSNMTVPKLKLVLRDAEIKPACNEMELHPHFQQPELFKFVVDNGIVPIGFSPIGSPSRPDRDRTDGDTVDIEDPVIVKIAQDHGVHPAVICIKWGVQRGQVPIPFSIYRHEYLSNLRSAAEDPLSAEEMGAIAGIDRNCRLIKGQVFLWKDNQSWEDLWDPTGEITPA from the coding sequence ATGTCCGAAGCATCTTCCTCCCGCCCCTTTGCGGTTGCCAGTGATGGCGTCGATCCGAGCCAGGTTCCCCACCGCACGCTGCACACTGGCGCGACCATACCCGCCATCGGACTGGGCACGTTCGGCTCGGACCGGTTCTCCGGCGAGGACATCGCCCAGGCCGTTCTGGGCGCGATCGAAGTCGGATACCGGCACATCGACTGCGCGGCGATCTACGGCAACGAACACCTCATCGGCGAGTCGCTGCGGACGGCAATGGCAGGTGGCATCGCGCGCGAAGATCTATGGATTACGTCGAAGGTGTGGAACGACATGCACGGCGAGGGCGACGTGCTGCGCTCGTGCGAAAAGTCGCTGAAGGATTTGCAGCTCGACACCCTCGACCTGTTCCTGGTGCACTGGCCGTTCCCCAACTTCCATGCGGTTGGCGTGGACGTGGACTCGCGCGATCCCAACGCCAAGCCGTACATCCACGAGAACTATATGAAGACGTGGCGGCAGATGGAAGATCTGGTGACGCGCGGGCTGGTGCGGCACATCGGCACGTCGAACATGACCGTGCCCAAGCTGAAACTGGTCCTGCGCGACGCGGAAATTAAGCCCGCCTGCAACGAGATGGAGCTGCACCCACACTTCCAGCAGCCGGAGCTGTTTAAGTTCGTGGTGGACAACGGCATCGTGCCGATCGGCTTTTCGCCCATTGGCTCGCCGTCACGCCCGGACCGCGACCGCACCGACGGCGACACGGTGGACATCGAAGATCCGGTGATCGTCAAGATCGCGCAGGATCACGGCGTGCACCCGGCGGTGATCTGCATCAAGTGGGGCGTCCAGCGCGGCCAGGTTCCGATCCCCTTCTCGATCTACCGCCACGAGTACCTGAGCAACCTGCGCAGCGCGGCGGAAGATCCGCTCTCGGCGGAGGAAATGGGGGCGATTGCCGGGATCGACCGCAACTGCCGCCTGATCAAGGGCCAGGTGTTCCTGTGGAAAGACAACCAATCCTGGGAAGACCTGTGGGACCCGACCGGCGAGATCACCCCGGCCTGA
- a CDS encoding LacI family DNA-binding transcriptional regulator, whose translation MSTIADVARRAGVSKMTVSRVINDSGYISQETRERVEQAIAELGYIPNALARSLRFKQTRTIALILTDITNPYFTTIARGVEDVASEQGFSVIFCNTDESDREEAEYVNVLLQKQVDGLLLVPTSSTEEAIAPIREQGLPFVLLDRYIPGVLVDSVRGDSLQGAYRMMQYLLGLGHRRIAVLSGPADVTTSIDRMEGARRALYDAGLALDPAQVYYGPFSLEGGYVMATQALAADPRPTAVYAMNNFIAMSTLRAAREIGLRVPEDLSVVTFDDLPAAFVAEPFLTVTEQPAYEMGQQATALLLDRLSNKGSAEPVEIILPTQLIVRKSSGPVPAT comes from the coding sequence ATGAGTACTATTGCAGACGTTGCTCGCCGGGCAGGCGTTTCAAAAATGACCGTATCACGAGTCATTAACGACTCAGGATACATCAGTCAGGAGACGCGGGAACGCGTCGAGCAGGCCATCGCCGAACTGGGATATATTCCAAACGCCCTCGCCCGCAGCCTGCGCTTCAAGCAAACCCGCACCATCGCGCTCATCCTCACCGACATCACCAACCCCTACTTCACAACCATCGCGCGCGGGGTCGAAGACGTGGCGAGCGAGCAAGGCTTCAGCGTTATTTTCTGCAACACGGACGAATCCGACCGCGAAGAAGCCGAATATGTCAACGTCCTGCTGCAAAAGCAGGTCGACGGGCTGCTGTTGGTCCCGACCTCGTCCACGGAGGAGGCCATCGCGCCCATCCGCGAACAGGGGCTGCCGTTCGTGCTGCTGGACCGCTACATCCCCGGTGTGCTGGTGGACAGCGTGCGCGGCGATTCGCTCCAGGGCGCCTACCGGATGATGCAGTACCTGTTGGGCCTGGGCCACCGGCGGATCGCCGTGCTCAGCGGTCCGGCGGACGTCACGACCTCCATTGACCGCATGGAGGGCGCGCGGCGGGCGCTGTACGATGCCGGGCTGGCGCTCGACCCGGCGCAGGTATATTACGGGCCGTTTTCGCTGGAGGGGGGCTACGTCATGGCGACGCAGGCCCTGGCTGCCGACCCGCGCCCCACGGCGGTCTACGCGATGAACAACTTCATCGCCATGAGCACGCTGCGTGCCGCGCGCGAGATCGGCCTGCGTGTGCCGGAAGATCTGTCGGTGGTGACGTTCGACGATCTGCCTGCGGCGTTCGTAGCGGAGCCGTTCCTGACCGTGACTGAGCAGCCCGCCTACGAAATGGGTCAGCAGGCGACGGCGCTGCTGCTCGACCGGCTGTCGAACAAAGGCTCAGCGGAGCCGGTGGAGATCATCCTGCCGACCCAGCTGATCGTGCGTAAGTCGAGCGGACCGGTTCCGGCGACTTAA